The genomic interval ACATTTATAAATAAAACAGCAATGCCCACCTGAATGTTCCCATAATCGAAGCGGCTCTTGCTCGTAGCTGCTATGTCATGCCGGCAACCACGAAACTAGCACAGAATAAAACCTTCACAATGTCGACTTCGCCACCTTATGAAAAATACAGTAAGAAATGCAACGCCGAAGCCATCGCTCGTGCTGCTGTTTATTAGAAAATGCGAAGTCGCGCAGCTGTCCGTCTGTCGGCGCTTCCTCAAGAAGACCTATAACTAGCTACAGGCGACAAATACTAGACAGGCAGCTGTCCACCctttctcccctgtcctccccaaCTATGTTATAATACAAATAAAGCAGACAATAAAATAGCTTTAAACAGCAGCGTCAATCATTAACAGAAATCATAAACAGAATGGCGTGCTACAGCGTTTCTACACCATTTGCCACGAGGTGGTGCACACACCAATCAGATTACAACACAGGCATGATTGGCATGTCTAAAGCCAATGAATTAGCTTAATTAAGGTACCCATTGTAGTGAAACCGCAATGATCCACTCATGTCTATTCTTTATTCTGCGGGGAGGCGGGGCTTGCATACAGTGGCGTGCATACTCTATAGTGCATTAGAGATTTATTCCctctaaaaaatatataaaatgaggGAATTATTCAAATGTAACTCTTATTATGTCAATTGCAATTAGGTTAGGGCATTATTATAGCCTATACTAGCTATAATGACTGGCACAGTGAACATACTCATAACAatgatactgtagtagacagtagactgcaaattgactttAAGAATCTATAGCATGCAGGTGGGTCTGTAAAAAAAAACTCAACAAGAAGAAGATCAAAATAGCTGCAAGTTGTGTTTATTGAATTAAATGGGGTGTAATAAAATTAGTTGTGAGTAGGGGGtgttgtctccctccctcttctgttGGCTTTGAGAGTTTTTTTTAGAAAATGGGTTGGGGGAGGTGGCAGCAGGGTTTTCCCAAACTCGTCTTCTGCACAGTTActttttgcattttttttttgcaggggaagcaaaatagttTTGCCAGGGCGGCTGTGATCCGCGGGAGGAGAGCCTGTTTTTTCTTAGGCTCATCTGCAGCCACAATACCTGAACAGGTGACAGAGAACAGGGCATGAAatcagggtcgtgttcattagggtacACAGTAGCAAAATATTTTGAAacggaaaacaaaaacaagcatttGTTATTGGCAAGTTCAAGAAAGTTCCTCCCTGTTTTAGTCCGTTGTCTTCCATTTAGTGGCTAATGAATAAGACCCtgatacattacaatacattacaatagtGTGCTGAAGACAGATGCACATGCTGACTGACAGAAATGAGGACTTACTATCATTGCCAAAAGGAGACACCTTGTTCTTCTTCTGGTCCTTGTTATTTCCTCGCTTCTTCTTTCCTGACTTCCTCACTTCTTTCTTCATAgcctcttccttctctttcttcttagtagagagagaaacagaaatgaGTCGATGCCTCACAATCAAACAGCCCAAATAACTAAACGATCTACTGGTTCTTGGCTGTCTCACCTGTGTGGAGGTGATGTCCTTGAGGTCTGTGGAGAGGGCGCTGCTGATGGGCTTGGTGCTTTCAGAAAGGTATCTAATTACCTGGGACTTCTCAGAAATGGCTGAGCTTACACTGGTCTTTTCCAAACCAGTGCTGTCATCAGCcatctcctctaggtcctcttctAGGGTTTCCCTCCAAGCCAGGAGCTCCTCGGTGAGGGTGACGTCACTCCTTGAGGAGGTTGAGGAGTGTGATCTCCCACTAGCACGGCTCCTCCTGGCTCCAAAATGGCCGTCGGAACTCCAGTTCTCGGAATAGTCATCTATGACTTGTGTGATGGTGTCCGCCATGCACCCGATGGCTCCCTCGCTACCAGAGCGTGCGGCACGCAGTTGAGCCCGGTTGGAGTCCGAACGCAGGGACAATCTTTTAGCCGCAGTCTTCACGATGGCCTTCACCGCATCCTCCCCGCTGAATTGGATGCTCTCCTCCAGGCCAAAGACGACAGAGATGTCAGCATTCTTCAGGGCATGCTGGACCTCCACAAAGAGATCCTTCATCAGCCTGAAGGGGTCATTGGCCCTCCTTGTCTGGGGGGACTCTGAGGCCTCCAGTCGGCACATGATGCCATGGAGAATAAACTTCAGAGTCTGGGGGCTCATGACGGTGGCACAGGGAGTGCTGCGAAGGAGGATGTCCTCCTTGCCTGATAGGAGGGAGGGAATCTTCTCCAGGGAGTCCTGCCTGTTCTTGGTGGGCATCAGGGAGCTGTCACTCATCTCGGAGACCTCAGCTCCCCCCACCTCTTCTTCCAGGGTCTGGGAAGGAGCTGCCCGTGCTGCATGGGTGGTCGTCATCATTATCTCCCCATCAGGTGTCAAGGGACATAGGGGTTCTGAAACAGAAGACAGTCAGAATTACCACCGAACAAGCTAGTAACCACGGAAACGATCCTATTGAAGTTGTATATCTGTTTCTCTCacctgaggaagtacagttcccgctcagcccagtcaaaactgttcgctgctctggccccccaatggtggaacaaactccctcacgacgccaggacagcggagtcaatcaccaccttccggagacacctgaaaccccacctctttaaggaatacctaggataggataaagtaatccttctcactcccccccccttaaaagatttagatgcactattgtaaagtggccgttccactggatgtcataaggtgaatgcaccaatttgtaagtcgctctggataagagcgtctgctaaatgacttaaatgtaaatgtaatgtaatgtataatcAGGAACAAACACTGTGTCACCAACACCCACCTGTTGTCTCCATTTTAGTAACTTTAGTGCCCTTCTTGATAGCTGGCAGGACACCTACAGAAAGAGCATCATAGACATTAGTTGATCCTTCCACCATATATCGTTTTAGAATTCTATCAATAAATCCAAGTATTTTGGAAGTGGAGATCAATACTCACTGTAACTGGTTGTTCGAGATAGAAGAGTTTGAGGCAGTGCCAACACACCAACTACTTGGCGGCTTAGTTTTTTCACCCCTGCCTTAGCCTCCCTAGCCCTTCTAGCCTTGATAGCCTCCCTGGCCTTCTTTTCTGCCTTTGCTATATTGGCCTCTCGGCTGGGCCTGGGGCTTTGCGGGGGCTTCGGCACAAGGTTCTGAGACAAATAACAACAGTGGGGAAATCATATCACCATAGAAACCACATTTTTCACCATAGGCATGATGGTACTGAGTGACATGTCACATAGGGGTTAACCTTAGAATTACAATCAGAATTAAAATCTGAATTCCAATACTATTAGTTCTAACTGGTAGGTGGTCAATGTGTCTTAATGGCGTTATTATCTCGTTTTAAACTGATTTTCAACCCGTCATATTACTAGATTACAACCAACTGGCCTCCGTTACAAccagacgttttgcaacagaactaaAAGCTGTTTCTTACCTTTCGAGGCCTGTCCTGGGGGCAGTCTACCAGGGCTGGCAGGCTTAGTCCATCATGGCCAGCGGAATGGACATCTGTCTGGAACACTTGCTCTCCAGCACTAGCTTGGAGGGTCCCAGCCTGGGGTATAGGAACATAAGGAAATACATTTAACTTAAGCCCTCCATTATTATGCCCACTTTTCCAACTATAAATCATAACCTTAGAATTACAATCAGAATTAAAATCTGAATTCCAATACTATTAGTTCTAACTGGTAGGTGGTCCATGTGTCGTAATGGCGTTATTATCTCGTTTTAAACTGGTTTTCAACCCGTCATATTACTAGATTGCAACCAACTGGCCTCCGTTACAAccagacgttttgcaacagaactaaAAACTGTTTCTTACCTTTCGAGGCCTGTCCTGGGGGCAGTCTACCAGGGCTGGCAGGCTTAGTCCATCATGGCCAGCGGAATGGACATCTGTCTGGAACACTTGCTCTCCAACACTAGCTTGGAGGGTCCCAGCCTGGGATATAGGAACATAAGGAAATACATTTAACTTAAGCCCTGCATTATTATGCCCACTTTTCCAACTATAAATCATAACCTTTGAATTACAATCAGAATTAAACTCAGAATTCCAATACTATTAGTTCTAACTGGTAGGTGGTCCATGTGTCGTAATGGCGTTATTATCTCGTTTTAAACTGGTTTTCAACCCGTCATATTACTAGATTACAACCAACTGGCCTCCGTTACAAccagacgttttgcaacagaactaaAAGCTGTTTCTTACCTTTCGAGGCCTGTCCTGAGGGCAGTCTACCAGGGCAGGCAGGCTTAGTCCATCATGGCCAGCGGAATGGACATCTGTCGGGAACACTTGCTCTCCAGCACTAGCTTGGAGGGTCCCAGCCTGGGGTATAGGAACATAAGGAAATACATTTAACTTAAGCCCTCCATTATTATGCCAACTTTTCCAACTATAAATCATAACCTTAGAATTAcaatctgtcaggttttggccaggactgtttaggttttgttcactagatgtcccccttgcaccttttttgtaccttttgtttttcttgctccaattattgtttgcacctgtaagtcattcccttgttagtatttaaaccctgtgtgttccttagttccttgctcagtgtttgtaagttagcacccagccccagcccaagccttgttttatatagacttttctcttgttggattttccagaggttctctggttttgttcttgtttattatttgagtagtcttttgaggtttgttttttccctgctgttttctaccactttgtggatttttcgttgtattttggaggatatccatttttcattaaaccaccatctctagtactgctgtgtctgcctcatcttctgggttctgccaattattaagtgactgtttctcgcaccgggtcctgacagaaacactgagccattaatatgaacccagaggcagccagtacccaggacttttttcccatgctgtcccaccacgaggggactgtccaacgtcacgaagctgctctggttcagcaagaggccttactggctggacattctcaacttctgtcggagatgatgacttccataaagcagatttctgatcaactttctcctgcaaccgcttctgctccagttcatcagattcaagtgcccgtggcagttaaccccctggctgaacctcgtctgccgcctccccaacggttctcaggtgatccgagtgtttgtaaggggtttttcacccaatgttctctctccttcgagctgcaaccctcgtcgtttcccaccgaccggtccaagatagcatatatcatcaccctgctgtcggaaaaagccctagcctgggctactgctgtgtgggatgcccaaagtccctgctgtgccagctactctacctttgctgaagaattcaagcgagtgtttcaaggtcctaccagcggtcctgactcagccaaacagctcctgactctccgccaaggtcggcgcagcgtgacggactatgccatccagttccacacggtggcagcagcgagtggctggaacgacgaggcgctcacagtgtgctttttgaagggtctttccgacaccatccaagatgaactggccactcgggaaccaccagacaacctcgagtccctgatcaagttggcttcacgcatagaccagcgtctgagagagagagagctcaaccgtagatctctcaccctagctcctatcggtcccagctccgagtctccacctttatcctcgctgactccaccggaacccatgcaggttggacgcatctcccaggctgagagagaccgccggatgagggagcgatgctgtctatattgcggcaaaccgggccatttcctctccacgtgttccgggctccagggaaaatgcactctcccgtgcaggcctgggaggactgtaacgggaaacataacctcctcccatccatccaactcccgcctgctcattccagttaccctttcctgggacaaccacgagcttccccttcaagccttggtagactctggagccgcaggtaacttcatggatggtgtctgggcgaaggagaatggcgttccctctgaacctctaagtgaccccataagggttactacgttggatggaagccctttgggatctggacttgtcactcgtgtcactacccccttgcgactttcagtttcccaacaccaggaagtgatgaactttcatctgacctcgtgttccgagttccctctcgtccttggatacccctggcttcacagccataaccctcacatcgactggtctgtgggcactatcaagcagtggggtcctacgtgccaagccacttgtatcttcccaagttccccgagttcccctcccgagtctctagaatccatcgacctgtcccgagttcccgagtgttaccatgacctcaaaccggtatttagcaaacagagggccaccaaactaccaccccatagaccttacgattgccccatcgacctgtttccgggcacctgcccccccaggggtcggatcttttccctatctcctcccgaacgagctgctatggatacctacatcaaggactctctggcagcaggcctcatgcgtccatccacctcgccagcgggagcagggtttttctttgtggccaaaaaagacgggggattacgtccctgcatcgactaccggggacttaatgccataaccgtccgtaaccgctacccgctaccccttatggccacagcctttgagctgctccaggaagcagtggtcttcactaagcttgacctgcggaacgcataccatcttgtgcggatcaaacccggtgacgagtggaagaccgctttcaacacgcctactggtcactacgaatacttggtgatgcccttcggcctgaccaacgcaccggctgtgttccaagcgctcataaacgatgtgcttagggatatgcttaacattttcgtgtttgtttacttggatgacatcctcatcttttcgagctcccttcaagaacacaccaagcatgtcagacaagtgctcaaacgcctcctagacagccatttgtacgttaagccggaaaagtgtgaattccattcctctcgagtacaattcctgggatttatagtggaacccggtcgagtccagatggaccccaagaaggtaggggcggtagcggattggcccacccccaagtccgttaaggaagttcagcgtttcctgggcttcaccaacttttaccgcaagttcatcaagaacttcagctcggtggcagcccctctctcagctgtaaccaagggtggcaacacaaggtttctgtggggaagagaagctgagacggccttccaaggactcaagcagcgcatcctctctgctcccatcctgacactaccaacggcggatgaaccttttgtggtggaggtagacgcatcagaggttggggttggagctgtcctgtctcagaggggtgaagacaagaagcttcatccttgcgccttcttctctcaccggcttaccccggccgagaggaattacgatgtgggggatcgtgaactcctagcagttaagatggcattgaaggaatggagacactggctcgagggggcttctcaaccgtttcaagtgcttacggaccacaaaaatctggagtatatccagcaggcgaagcggttgaactccagacaagctcgatggtctcttttcttcagccgatttcagtttatcctcacctatagacccgggtcgaagaatctcaaaccggacgccttgtcacgaatctactctcctgccattcgagaagatactgacaagactgtccttccggccgctaagatcgtggctccgatctcgtggcaagtggaggataccgtgaaacaagctcaagccatcgaaccgggccctggaggaggtcctgctaatcggttgtttgttcccaaggcagcaagatcccaagtccttctgtgggggcactcctctcgcctcacctgtcacccgggcgtaggtcgcaccttggagttcattcagcgtaagttctggtggcccaccataaaagaagacgttgccactttcgtcaaggcctgtcccgtgtgctgccagggcaaatcttctcacctccgccctcaaggactccttcaccctttatctattccccaccgaccctggtcccatatctcgttggactttattactggccttcctccgtcccatggtaatactactatcctagtcatcatcgacaggttttctaaggcggccaggtttgttcctttgaccaaattaccttctgccaaggaaacagctgagttggtgattaaccatgtgttccgagtctttggtatccagcaagatatggtttccgacagaggtccccagttcgcctcaaggttttggaaggccttctgccaactcataggggccacggccagtttatcttcagggtaccatccggagtccaacggccaaactgagaggatgaatcaggagctggaaaccaccctcagatgtatggtttccaacaacccgtccacatggtcatccttcattgtttgggccgagtacgcgcacaacaccttgtgctcctcctccactggtatgtctccgcatgagtgtcagtttggctatgctccgctattgttcccggaccaggaggcagaagtcagagtgccttcagcctcgaggttcatcagacgctgtcggcttacgtggaagaaggcccgtcttaatcttctgcgttcctcacagcagtaccagcgacaagccaacagacgtcgccgtcccggtcctaccctgtaccccggccagagagtatggctctcaacaaaggacttaccgctaagggtggagtctcgcaagctgtcccagagattcatcggtccctttaagattgccaggagagtcaatcccgttacttttcgcctgcacttacccagatcccttaagatcaatcccacatttcacatttccttattaaaacctgttgttttttctccccttatcccggcaggcagacctccccctccgccccgtgtcatcggaggccagtcggcttataccgtccaccggatactggattcccgccgggtgcagcggtcctggcagtatctggtggactgggaaggctacggtcccgaggagcgctcctgggttcctgccaaggacatactggaccctgacctcattcgtcagttcagggtcctccaccctgagaaggctggtaggaacgtcaggagccgttcctaggggggggattctgtcaggttttggccaggactgtttaggttttgttcactagatgtcccccttgcaccttttttgtaccttttgtttttcttgctccaattattgtttgcacctgtaagtcattcccttgttagtatttaaaccctgtgtgttccttagttccttgctcagtgtttgtaagttagcacccagccccagcccaagccttgttttatatagacttttctcttgttggattttccagaggttctctggttttgttcttgtttattatttgagtagtcttttgaggtttgttttttccctgctgttttctaccactttgtggatttttcgttgtattttggaggatatccatttttcattaaaccaccatctctagtactgctgtgtctgcctcatcttctgggttctgccaattattaagtgactgtttctcgcaccgggtcctgacacaatcagaattaaaatctgaattccaatactattagttctaactggtaggtggtccatgtgtcgtaatggcgttattatctcgttttaaactggttttcaacccgtcatattactagattgcaaccaactggcctccgttacaaccagacgttttgcaacagaactaaAAACTGTTTCTTACCTTTCGAGGGCTGTCCTGGGGGCAGTCTACCAGGGCTGGCAGCCTTAGTCCATCATGGCCAGCGGAATGGACATCTGTCTGGAACACTTGCTCTCCAACACTAGCTTGGAGGGTCCCAGCCTGGGATATAGGAACATAAGGAAATACATTTAACTTAAGCCCTCCATTATTATGCCCACTTTTCCAACTATAAATCATAACCTTAGAATTACAATCAGAATTAAAATCTGAATTCCAATACTATTAGTTCTAACTGGTAGGTGGTCCATGTGTCTTAATGGCGTTATTATCTCATTTTAAACTGGTTTTCAACCCGTCATATTACTAGATTGCAACCAACTGGCCTCCGTTACAAccagacgttttgcaacagaactaaAAACTGTTTCTTACCTTTCGAGGCCTGTCCTGGGGGCAGTCTACCAGGGCTGGCAGGCTTAGTCCATCATGGCCAGCGGAATGGACATCTGTCTGGAACACTTGCTCTCCAACACTAGCTTGGAGGGTCCCAGCCTGGGATATAGGAACATAAGGAAATACATTTAACTTAAGCCCTCAATTAATTATGCCCACCTTTCCAACTATAAATCATATCAATCTGTTTTTACAGCATATAGGTTATACTACCAAGAAGATAGCCTCATTACATATCAAGAGAGTTATCCCCAGAATGAACAAACGTTTTTTTTATCACTTGTGAGACTTACTTTTAGAAGATTTATTCTCAACGGTTTATGATTTCTATCCATTGTGCTTTCAGTCACCCTTCAGATTGGAcctgacatttttttttataaacaaatacattttaaaatacatttcacttttttttttacaacatctTGGCCAATTTTGCTGTACTCACACAGAATTTTTCCTTTGTCCACTCAAAGTGATTTATTTGAACATGAGGATGACTGTCCTTTGCAAAGCATCACCTCAACTGAGCCAAAAGTAGCGCACTGAACGTTTTCTTGAGTTCGTTTACGTCACAGGCTTCTATTACGTCAACTACAAAAGCACAGAGCGACCACTCCGGGAAATTAATGCATTGTTTCTGATCACATTCGATATCTAAAAAATGTTTACAATGTAACCCAATTCACTTTGGTTCAGTGAGGTTTTATCGTATTTTATGGATAAATGTTGCCCTCTGTTGGTCATAACTGAAATAGTCAGAAATTAAAGTCGCGCCGTCATCAGTCTGCACACTCCCACTATTGGACTTTTAACAGCTACGGTTAACGTAACATCTATTTAGTGTCAATAATATGGACCAATCAAATGATTTtaatcaaataaatcaaatcattGGTGGGTTTGGTGAGGGAAGACAGATGTAGTAAGCTGATATGATCAGGGCAGGCACACATATTGCCCATGAATGAATAAATGTTTTAAGCCAGATGTCTATTTGTCCAAGACAGTCATTGTTATGCCTATGCCCAAAATGCCCCATATAGCTTCATGTCACACATCTATCATACTTTATACAAACTGGATGAATGCAGGCTGTTGGTTTATAAATGTTGTAAATAAATATGTGTATATTAtgcacattattattattgttattattgtttcattcacttATCTTTTtgacctgcactgttggagttcAGATCTTAAGAatctcactgtaccctgcaattacATCTGCGACCCctatgtatgtgactaataaactcaTCTAATCGAATGAAATCTATTTTAATTATTCAAATGTAACTCTTATTATGTCAATTGCAATTAGGTTAGGGCATTATTATAGCCTATACTGGCTATAATGACTGGCACAGTGAACATACTCATAACAatgatactgtagtagacagtagactgcaaattgactttAAGAATCTATAGCATGCAGGTGGGTCTGTAAAAAAAACTCAACAAGAAGAAGATCAAAATAGCTGCAAGTTGTGTTTATTGAATTAAATGGGGTGTAATAAAATGAGTTGTGAGTAGGGGGtgttgtctccctccctcttctgttGGCTTTGAGAGGTTTTTTTAGAAAATGGGTTGGGGGAGGTGGCAGCAGGGTTTACCCAAACTCGTCTTCTGCACAGTTACTTTTTGCATTTTTTTTtgcaggggaagcaaaatagttTTGCCAGGGTGGCTGTGATCCGCGGGAGGAGAGCCTGTTTTTTCTTAGGCTCATCTGCAGCTACAATACCTGAACAGGTGACAGAGAACAGGGCATGAAatcagggtcgtgttcattagggtacACAGTAGCAAAATATTTTGAAACgtaaaacaaaaacaagcatttGTTATTGGCAAGTTCAAGAAAGTTCCTCCCTGTTTTAGTCCGTTGTCTTCCATTTAGTGGCTAATGAATAAGACCCTGATAACTTCATCATAGTCTCCCGTCCTTACATTACAATAGTGTGCTGAAGACAGATGCACATGCTGACTGACAGAAATGAGGACTTACTATCATTGCCAAGAGGAGACACCTTGTTCTTCTTCTGGTCCTTGTTATTTCCTCGCTTCTTCTTTCCTGACTTCCTCACTTCTTTCTTCATAgcctcttccttctctttcttcttagtagagagaaacagaaatgAGTTGATGCCTCACAATCAAACAGCCCAAATAACTAAACGATCTACTGGTTCTTGGCTGTCTCACCTGTGTGGAGGTGATGTCCTTGAGGTCTGTGGAGAGGGCGCTGCTGATGGGCTTGGTGCTTTCAGCAAGGTAGCTAATTACCTTGGACTTCTCAGTGATGGCTGAGCTTACACTGGTCTTTTCCAAACCAGTGCTGTCATCAGCcatctcctctaggtcctcttctAGGGTTTCCCTCCAAGCCAGGAGCTCCTCGGTGAGGGTGACGTCACTCCTTGAGGAGGTTGAGGAGTGTGATCTCCCACTAGCACGGCTCCTCCTGGCTCCAAAATGGCCGTCGGAACTCCAGTTCTCGGAATAGTCATCTATGACTTGTGTGATGGTGTCCGCCATGCACCCGATGGCTCCCTCGCTACCAGAGCGTGCGGCACACAGTTGAGCCCGGTTGGAGTCCGAACGCAGGGACAATCTTTTAGCCGCAGTCTTCACGATGGCCTTCACCGCATCCTCCCCACTGAATTGGATGCTCTCCTCCAGGCCAAAGACGACAGAGATGTCAGCATTCTTCAGGGCATGCTGGACATCCACAAAGAGATCCTTCATCAGCCTGAAGGGGTCATTGGCCCTCCTTGTCTGGGGGGACTCTGAGGCCTCCAGTCGGCACATGATGCCATGGAGAATAAACTTCAGAGTCTGGGGGCTCATGACGGTGGCACAGGGAGTGCTGCGAAGGAGGATGTCCTCCTTGCCTTGCTCGATCATCGTGATAACCCAGGGCATCTCCCATTCCGGCTGTTGTTGCCTCTTCCAGACCTCATGTGGTGGATCCGTCTGGCAGCCTCCTGGGCACTCTCACAGGCGTCCCTGAACAACTCTGAGAAGATGCTGGAGAGCCTCTCTTCGGTCAGAGTGATGTCTGGATGGGTGTTTTCCAGGTTATCCTCACCAGAAAATAAGAGGTCGTCCTGGGCCCTTTTCAGGATGTTACTCACAGACAGATCTGCTATGCCCTGAAGCTCCTTGTCGGTCTCAGAAGGGGAAGGAAGGAATAAAAACTGTGTCACCAACACCCACCGGTTGTCTCCATTTTAGTAACTTTAGTGCTCTTCTTGATAGCTGGCAGGACACCTACAGAAAGAGGATCATAGACATTAGTTGATCCTTCCACCATATATCGTTTTAGAATTCTATCAATAAATCCAAGTATTTTGGAAGTGGAGATCAATACTCACTGTAACTGGTT from Salvelinus alpinus chromosome 2, SLU_Salpinus.1, whole genome shotgun sequence carries:
- the LOC139551659 gene encoding uncharacterized protein gives rise to the protein METTEPLCPLTPDGEIMMTTTHAARAAPSQTLEEEVGGAEVSEMSDSSLMPTKNRQDSLEKIPSLLSGKEDILLRSTPCATVMSPQTLKFILHGIMCRLEASESPQTRRANDPFRLMKDLFVEVQHALKNADISVVFGLEESIQFSGEDAVKAIVKTAAKRLSLRSDSNRAQLRAARSGSEGAIGCMADTITQVIDDYSENWSSDGHFGARRSRASGRSHSSTSSRSDVTLTEELLAWRETLEEDLEEMADDSTGLEKTSVSSAISEKSQVIRYLSESTKPISSALSTDLKDITSTQKEKEEAMKKEVRKSGKKKRGNNKDQKKNKVSPFGNDSIVAADEPKKKQALLPRITAALAKLFCFPCKKKMQKVTVQKTSLGKPCCHLPQPIF
- the LOC139568476 gene encoding uncharacterized protein isoform X2, with translation MPWVITMIEQGKEDILLRSTPCATVMSPQTLKFILHGIMCRLEASESPQTRRANDPFRLMKDLFVDVQHALKNADISVVFGLEESIQFSGEDAVKAIVKTAAKRLSLRSDSNRAQLCAARSGSEGAIGCMADTITQVIDDYSENWSSDGHFGARRSRASGRSHSSTSSRSDVTLTEELLAWRETLEEDLEEMADDSTGLEKTSVSSAITEKSKVISYLAESTKPISSALSTDLKDITSTQKEKEEAMKKEVRKSGKKKRGNNKDQKKNKVSPLGNDSKSSFLSVSMCICLQHTIVM
- the LOC139568476 gene encoding uncharacterized protein isoform X1 — translated: MPWVITMIEQGKEDILLRSTPCATVMSPQTLKFILHGIMCRLEASESPQTRRANDPFRLMKDLFVDVQHALKNADISVVFGLEESIQFSGEDAVKAIVKTAAKRLSLRSDSNRAQLCAARSGSEGAIGCMADTITQVIDDYSENWSSDGHFGARRSRASGRSHSSTSSRSDVTLTEELLAWRETLEEDLEEMADDSTGLEKTSVSSAITEKSKVISYLAESTKPISSALSTDLKDITSTQKEKEEAMKKEVRKSGKKKRGNNKDQKKNKVSPLGNDSIVAADEPKKKQALLPRITATLAKLFCFPCKKKCKK